A region of Pseudomonas sp. Marseille-Q3773 DNA encodes the following proteins:
- a CDS encoding cation diffusion facilitator family transporter, giving the protein MTTTPAEHQRLLRLATRASLAVASILVLSKALAWWLSGSVSLLAGLTDSALDAVASFLNLLAVHYALRPADDDHRYGHGKAEALAGMAQALFIAVSAVLVGVQAAGRLHTPKPLGDTGIGIAVMVLSLVLTLALLALQSKVIRVTGSTAVRADSLHYRSDLLLNGSILLALLLARFGWPQLDALFGLGIAAYILWSALQIARESTAILMDKELPPDVGEEMATLVLAIPGVKGVHDLRTRVSGNQWFVQLHLELPGLLPLDEAHGLCVKASEVIRQRYPQADVMVHADPV; this is encoded by the coding sequence ATGACCACCACCCCGGCTGAACACCAGCGCCTGCTGCGCCTGGCCACGCGCGCGTCCCTGGCGGTGGCCAGCATCCTGGTCCTGAGCAAGGCCTTGGCTTGGTGGCTGAGCGGTTCGGTCAGCCTGCTGGCCGGGCTGACCGACTCGGCCCTGGATGCCGTCGCCTCGTTCCTCAACCTGCTCGCCGTGCACTATGCCCTGCGCCCGGCCGACGATGACCACCGATACGGCCATGGCAAGGCCGAAGCCCTGGCCGGGATGGCACAGGCGCTGTTCATTGCGGTCAGTGCAGTGCTCGTCGGGGTGCAGGCGGCCGGGCGCCTGCATACCCCGAAACCGTTGGGCGATACCGGCATCGGCATCGCGGTGATGGTGCTGTCGCTGGTGCTGACACTTGCCCTGCTGGCCTTGCAGTCCAAAGTCATCCGCGTGACCGGGTCCACGGCGGTGCGCGCCGACTCCTTGCACTATCGTTCCGACCTGCTGCTCAATGGCAGCATTCTCCTGGCGTTGCTGCTGGCACGCTTTGGCTGGCCGCAACTGGATGCACTGTTCGGCCTGGGCATTGCCGCCTATATCCTGTGGAGCGCGTTGCAGATTGCCAGAGAAAGCACGGCCATCCTGATGGACAAGGAACTGCCCCCTGATGTGGGCGAGGAGATGGCCACACTGGTGCTGGCCATCCCGGGCGTGAAAGGCGTGCACGACCTGCGTACGCGGGTGTCAGGCAACCAGTGGTTCGTGCAGTTGCACCTGGAACTGCCGGGGCTGTTGCCGCTGGATGAAGCGCATGGCTTGTGCGTCAAGGCGTCGGAAGTCATCCGTCAGCGCTATCCGCAGGCGGATGTAATGGTGCATGCCGACCCGGTTTGA
- a CDS encoding Lrp/AsnC family transcriptional regulator: MSKLDRYDLSILAELQRDARISNQELAERIGLSPSPCSRRVKQLEDDGYISRQVALLDRKKLGLSLTAYVLIGMDRHTPERFETFEAAIRNLPQVLECSLVTGMDADYQLKVVVPDMDHYQKLLLGSLTRIEGVTSVRSSFVLNQVLASTELPLTHLR, translated from the coding sequence ATGAGCAAACTTGACCGCTACGACCTGAGCATCCTCGCCGAATTGCAGCGCGATGCGCGCATTTCCAACCAGGAACTGGCCGAACGCATCGGCCTGTCGCCATCGCCATGCTCGCGTCGGGTCAAGCAGCTGGAGGACGATGGCTACATCTCGCGCCAGGTGGCCCTGCTCGACCGCAAGAAACTCGGCCTCAGCCTGACCGCCTACGTACTGATCGGCATGGACCGCCACACCCCGGAGCGCTTCGAAACCTTCGAGGCGGCCATCCGCAACCTGCCACAGGTGCTCGAATGCAGCCTGGTGACCGGGATGGATGCCGACTACCAGCTGAAGGTGGTGGTGCCGGACATGGACCATTATCAGAAACTGCTGTTGGGCAGCCTGACCCGTATCGAAGGCGTCACCAGCGTGCGCTCGAGCTTCGTGCTCAACCAGGTGCTGGCCAGCACCGAGCTGCCATTGACCCACCTGCGCTGA
- a CDS encoding polyribonucleotide nucleotidyltransferase: MRIPTRVIGGALIVTLLTQLTACGTILYPERRGQIGGKIDPVVAAMDAIGILFYVIPGLIAFGIDFATGAIYYPGGRSAQVDPVKLRDAVSPDGKVDNLKLQAILESELGQRLPLNDPRLIQHRGSIEQLASLGLVPAA; this comes from the coding sequence ATGCGCATCCCAACCCGCGTCATCGGTGGCGCCCTCATCGTCACCTTGCTGACCCAACTGACCGCCTGCGGCACCATTCTCTACCCGGAACGTCGCGGCCAGATCGGCGGCAAGATCGACCCTGTGGTTGCCGCAATGGATGCCATCGGCATCCTGTTCTATGTGATTCCGGGGCTGATCGCCTTCGGCATCGACTTCGCCACGGGCGCCATCTACTACCCGGGCGGGCGCAGCGCCCAAGTCGACCCGGTCAAACTGCGCGACGCCGTCAGCCCCGATGGCAAGGTCGACAACCTGAAGCTGCAAGCCATTCTCGAGAGCGAACTGGGCCAGCGCCTGCCGTTGAACGACCCACGCCTGATCCAGCATCGCGGCAGCATCGAGCAACTTGCCAGCCTGGGCCTGGTACCGGCGGCCTGA
- a CDS encoding DUF6515 family protein, which translates to MKSCIWQLAGVGVFAVSISFAAMAEGPGEAPARALGSRDEVQQTQPPRQGYYQDIPRRHGDNRYWQAGGPGQRPGGDWQGRPDGHGNGWGPGPQYRPGHTLGHFPDRYWKVPYRGDDYFYSGGYWFRPQAGRYVVVTPPYGLRVDYLPPYAREVWLGGALFFVVADTYYQYLADRREYVVVNPPETASPPVGGGYDVVAYPMHGQGQEQQDQDRYQCHRWAVSQSGFDPATAAYAPPANVADNYRRALGACFSGRGYSIN; encoded by the coding sequence ATGAAGTCGTGCATCTGGCAGTTGGCAGGTGTAGGTGTGTTTGCAGTGAGCATCAGTTTCGCGGCGATGGCCGAAGGGCCGGGCGAAGCACCCGCTCGCGCGCTCGGCTCGCGCGACGAAGTGCAACAGACGCAACCGCCACGCCAGGGCTACTACCAGGACATTCCGCGTCGTCATGGCGATAACCGCTACTGGCAAGCCGGTGGCCCGGGGCAACGTCCCGGCGGCGACTGGCAGGGACGCCCGGATGGCCATGGCAATGGTTGGGGGCCTGGGCCGCAGTACCGCCCTGGGCACACCCTCGGTCATTTCCCGGACCGTTACTGGAAAGTGCCCTACCGTGGCGATGACTATTTCTACTCCGGTGGCTACTGGTTCCGCCCGCAGGCGGGCCGGTATGTGGTGGTGACCCCGCCTTACGGCTTGCGGGTCGATTACCTGCCGCCCTACGCGCGGGAGGTCTGGCTGGGCGGGGCGTTGTTCTTCGTGGTGGCCGACACCTATTACCAGTACCTGGCCGACCGCCGCGAGTATGTGGTGGTCAACCCGCCTGAAACCGCGTCGCCCCCTGTGGGCGGAGGTTATGATGTGGTGGCTTACCCGATGCATGGGCAGGGGCAGGAGCAGCAGGACCAGGACCGTTACCAGTGCCACCGCTGGGCGGTCAGCCAGTCAGGGTTCGACCCGGCGACAGCGGCGTATGCGCCGCCGGCCAATGTGGCCGATAACTACCGGCGAGCGCTGGGGGCCTGCTTCAGCGGCCGAGGCTACAGCATCAACTGA
- a CDS encoding DUF2788 domain-containing protein: MDPAVFEEWMMIILVTVLIAFMGFIVWDLAKKSKAGRFGTLILFFVLGLGVLAFIIKSVVVGFLEGV, translated from the coding sequence ATGGATCCCGCCGTATTCGAAGAGTGGATGATGATCATCCTGGTCACCGTGCTGATCGCTTTCATGGGCTTCATCGTCTGGGACCTGGCGAAAAAGTCCAAGGCAGGCAGGTTCGGTACGTTGATCCTGTTCTTCGTGCTGGGGCTGGGGGTGTTGGCCTTTATCATCAAGAGCGTGGTGGTGGGGTTTCTCGAAGGGGTATAG